Within the Apis cerana isolate GH-2021 linkage group LG9, AcerK_1.0, whole genome shotgun sequence genome, the region GATAGAAGATAGCATAGAATGGTAGtagatattcttataaaataagaaatattttcacaaatcttttttaataaaattaaaatatctagaaaaaagaaatatgaaatatgtatatattatagaaaatttcatataaaaagaatgcagtataaatattaagaactttaaaaatctatgaatttttcactttttttaaattaaataaaatcaaacaaatggaaattcaaataacaatattaaataccaaaaataaattatgaaactacgtaaaaatattaaaaaacaaattttaataatataaaaatcttatataatttcaatttattttattttatatttttaatactcatATGAgatattattcatgaaaattattcaataagcatgaaaaacatatatgtattcaCTATTTcaaacttcaattttttcaagccctctttttttcctttcaaattaattcaataaattcttgAATACTCTAATGTATAAAGAGATTATGAAAATCGTAGTTAGTctgaaataagatttttatatctttccatgcctattacttatttttatatcaaacgatttaaaagaaattgataatatgtatattactaTAATTGCCTTaagtctataaaatataaggttataaatttttcattaaatatttatataaaaaaatgtacttattactattttctttGCAACTCTAacaagttataattttttcaaaattttcctttatatgttatctaataaatctatCTAACTTCTCAAAGAATCTCAAgtcattaaattcaatttaaaaaaaaagttattatctttttaaaaatctgtcaatatttttttaactaattgaACTTcttaatcattgaaaattggaaaaaaattaaaataaattctatcaaatatgcaaaaaaattcctattaaaaaaatattaatgaaaaaatgttaatccttattttatttaaattttaatcattaaaaatctttctatatatatatatatatatatgtatgtatgtatagatcaaattatttttaatattttatacatattttattctatctattcCTGAGACGTATATATTTctgacaaaatattaatatatttattagacatctttagaaaattgattctaaagatgaaataaataaaaaaattaagatacaaAGTATTagttatagtttatttattataaacaatttaagtttacattagataaaataagacgaagataaaataaaatattttatcatattattatctctGACTATTTTGCGTTAACATAAACAATTCAattgcatataaataataaataaattttaaccgatatttatttaatattaatcaacgcTTTAAAACTatcttaaatatgtataatataatactttagaaaataataataataataataataataataataataataataataataataataataataataaaacatagaaattacaaatacaaaaattttaactgaagattatttattaaagtataaataatttaagttcgcgctcaatataatataatgatgtggaaatagaatacaatagtataataaaaaaaagttctatctctcttcgttttattttatatataatttatattaatatatatatatatatatatatatatatattataaataacatttatatgttaatatattaatatgtatatgtatatgtatatatttatatattttttatatatcaatattctatttattatagattctgaaatcgattttccaatttccataaacatattaatatattaacatataaatgttatttataatattataatatttattttctcatacaatgaaacttttttttaattttttcttattagaaTGAATATTGATGttgaaattctataaatattacaaatattttttataattttcatatattagaaatatttttttgtaatcttgatttataatgagattttacatattttatcttatcttttgaccaaaatttttgatatttaaatcattaatatttaaaaaattattcataaatcgtAGTTTATTTCCTGCTATTACAATGCATAAAAGTAACGAGCGACATCTGTTAAATATTTGGCATGTATGATTacgaaaaatagatttaatgtCTTCTAATTCATCGACATAAGTGTTGTATCAGTTTTATTATAAGTTCAATGAAAtccatttatcatatataaaattaacagtgaaattataatatgaaaaattaaaaatttctattctatagaatgtttaaaaattatgattataaaaacaaaatgatataGAACAACAAGTATAACAGTTACAGTAAGtcgtaattatgaaaaataaaattgaaataaagaaaaaacttattaaaaaacaaaaattaattgtaatattttctatttaatttataattatgcaagaaagaaaattttttttattcttttgctacgatatttttcttaagaaaacAGAAGAAAATCGACAATTatgtaatgttaaaattttattaaaattaataaaattaattcaagaaatCTCGCATTTCGTGTTTGTAATATGAAgacaaacaatataatataattttataatatataattataaatataataatatataattataatataattttaaaaatattttgaaaagtttgaatagctttaatttttatttttatatataagaatatataaagacattacaattctaatttaatatttagaacaaattcatttataaattcgtaacaataaaaaaaatgatcgaattttttttatgctaataattaaaaaacctcaaatttttaattacgaaattgtaaattgataataaataagcgatataattttacttataagtatttttaaaattttattgaatttattgaatttagaaaagataatcaattaaaattttattttctttgcattaatcaatttcgcattttttgtcatttttctttgtatattagaacgtaataaataaataagcttataaatgcaaatcattaacatttttattcacataattttattcaattttaatatttaaaagtcaaATAAgcaaagaaatgaataaaatattatttataataaatttataataataaatattatagttctATCTAATgatatgtatatctataacatagaatatttacgatatcctatatctaaaatacaatttaatatttcaaaggaacagaaataaagaaaatgtttgaaaaaaaattattataaaaaatataataataacaataaaatatatatatagaatgtctgttttatttacaataaaatattttgtaagaaaagaatgttataaaaaaaatattcttataaaaattgttcagtataaagaaatacattacataaatatataatatcttttttacaaaaataataagaaaaatcttgtttatcttctttgtttttcatacaataaatattacattcatacaataaatattaaaaatttaaattgaaatatctcatgaattaataattcttgtttattatataacatgacttatttatttattattatttattattttttctagaaaGTTTGTTAACATGTCTATATGTCAAGCTTGTATACAgagaaaatcaaaatctttatataaataattatgccaGAAAATAAAACTcatctattctatattttttaaaatttgaaaattgctaattattttcaaatattaattatgattatattctgcacatataatatttaagttctttaataaatagaaaaaaaaacttcaacatttttcttttttttttataataataattcatttttataattctttatattccaaaaaaataaatgtagatTATTATAGATTGAAAATGAGAGACAAGATATATCAATCATTATCaatcattcgaaaaattaaaattttaaaatttcttattgaatTGTTCTTTATAGTTAaatctcataatttttaataatctttaatattcgattttcagtttttgtttgatatattcatatatgttttttagcATATATACCAATAAGAACTGAAATATTTTccgcatttttatttcatatattttattattattatgggaatttgaaatattattgcttttttcgataaatcttcAAAACTGAAAAGAAAGtgcttttaatttgaaatataatattttgaaatattttttgaaatataacattttatttgaatgtaACATTATTggttctaaatttttcttataatattaaataaaagaattttttttattatattttaattgttataaaattattttatttttatttatttttaatatatatattttaatataaaataatataattatttttatatatattgttaatatattaaattttccatagaatttatttataatatgtcattatttgaaaattagttttcgaaaaagcatttttatacatgaatatttagaattttaaaaaatgaattttttttcagaatttgatTATCTTGTAAACCAAATGTTAAAATgtgatttaagaaataatgagTTTATACCCTCTTGTTGATCTcaataaatttgtaacattTAGTAAAAtggctttcttttttataaatttattttttgctgggaatatatatcaaataatattatttttaaaattatatttttgataatttatttatgctttcttgatcgatataaatttggCTTCTGAAATTtagaacaaattattattagtattattactattattactattatttaaattatcactatgattattcatttattctaaaaaacaataatatttgacatttttttatgatattcaattttaacagttttttattaattaaattatggaaattattgAACATACATTGGAAAGTATTATCtgttgaattttaaaaggGTTCTGGAATaagtaatgattatttttatatctcattttaatctattgataataaaaaaagaaatttttcaaaatatattctttaagttaaaatagaagaatacattaaaaataaaataaaataaaaatcaaataaatctcaagtcaaatattgtaaaacctaaaaaatattaaatctaaattttttttatgtatgaaattaattaataaaattaaataaaattaatcattttgaatttgtaattatattttatgctaaATTAATTAGTCAGTaacatacaaaaattatttattatcatattattttaatataataaataataaatcaaagtttatcgataaatcttaatataatcttatagataataaataataattttactaatcatttattttttctataaatattttatatgattaatccTTTAATATAATCCTTTAAAAtccttcaaaaataaaatcatttatatccaAGTctgattgttttatttaaaaatttatttatttatttattttttattgtatttaattgttttttgttctgatttgaaaaaatttttgaaatgcaaGTCaacattattatcttatacgattatttgtaaaatcaaGCTATTGTtagattttatctttttaatctttcagttgattgaaaatttgatattattattataatgacgAAAAAAATGCTAACTATTATGTACAATTATCACAATTTCTGATAGATATTcagattttttgtattaaaactttaaatacaatgattccatatacatatataatataatacatatagtacatactaattaagaataatttcttaacacttccttaaaaaaatttcaaaatttattaaatttttatttcttgaatttttaaatgaaattcttaataagaactttttgtttttccttCCAGATTAATTGGCAtcaaaaacgaagaaaatttttttttcgcaatttATAAGCTAAcagataacaaaaaaatatatcaaaatgaagAATCTATCTTATACTGAAGTGGTTACAACacctaattatttatatgtttttaacttcgagaaaaatttcgtttatatgGAAACTAAAAGATGGATGCAAAATAATTCGACgaatagtatttattattgtattatttatgttattctaGTCTTTGGTGGAAAATATTACATGTCAAAGAGACAAAGGTTTAATCTCAGAGGTGCACTTATATTGTGGAGTTCATTGCTTTCATTGTTCTCCATTATTGGACTGTTTAGAACGTTACCAGAAATGATTCATATATTAACACATTACAGTTTTTATCATAGTGTTTGTATACCtaggtaaatatattattaatatttttttactatttttaaaatatttttgattagaaTATGAATAGATTGCAGATTTTTATgcagttaaaataaaatcagatattcaatatacatactaatatatataataatatactaatatataaaatatatgtatatatatcaatatcaattaattaatatatatatttctcaaaatatatatcattatttaaaaatataagtaattttacgtaaatttaattatattaaattataatattatatttaataaataattattttttaatttttaataaataattttttaataaataattattgtttaatttttttaaaaattaatttttgaaaaaattgatccaaaaaagaaattgtttaaatgaatatattttttcaatatattttgaatattcccattcttatttttacaaacaaattattcaatattatattatattatatatcgtaattaaaagttttattcagaataagtttaatttttattttaatattcaatgttgtttataatattcaattcatataaataaacttaatattaaagaaaaatatataacacatttacttataaaaattatttattgtaattatacatatataaaatatacttaccataaaaaaaaaaaatttttatataaaaatccacaatttaataataaaatttgaaagttaattattaactttattaattattaaaatcaaacttCAAGctgttatgtaaaaatattaagagagaatttatttaaggttttcatatttttaattccaaagtatttaaaaataaataacgatagaatataatataataattatatttgctattataaatgaagaatatgcatttttaataataattgaataatattaaacgtaGACAGAAGCCATCTACAACTTCTTCATTTGCACCATATATTCTTGGTGTACATCAGTATATACATCTTTCgctcgttttaaaatattgacaaaaataaaatatattatctattttcttcATCTATTTTCTATCAATACATCAGGACTTATTATGCAAATCCTgaagttaaaatatagataagaataacttctaaaaaaaatttgaaataaaaaaagtaattttttttctgtaaataaatataaatttttcatataaatttcttataaatggtGAAAGAgagaattcgaagaatttttttcttctttaatctttCTAGAGTTAAAcattagttttataaatataatagatatagttTTATAGGAACTAATTGAAGGAAAatgataatcttaaaaaattagcaTTTAGTTAGATGTCAATCAGTCatcataaaattagaaataattaaaagtaaattgagaaaatttaataaatgatttaaaaaaaaattaataagaagtcAAGTAGTCATTATTGAAACTcacaatataaagaattaaatattataattccaattaatatgCGATTCTtcgaatatcaattattaatttaggaTTTCATATAACAGTCAAAATCGCAGTGACTCTAACAGAAAGtaccaattttaaaattaaatgtctaaataaagaataatttttgaacacTTGCTCATGAACAttcaaacataataatattcattcacCAATTTGTTCttcaagttatttatattaatattaaataataatcttctaaatcaatatgaaataattgtgctatttatatatcatatttaaaaaatattataataataatattattattatttatatagtaatattattatatttgttatatttataataatgaaaagaaaaataaaaatataattatttttttgtagctTTATTGAACAGGACGTGGTATCTGGTTTTTGGTCATGGATGTTTGCTCTATCAAAACTTCTGGAATTTGGCGACACAATTTTTATAGTGCTACGAAagcagaaattaattttcttgcatTGGTATCATCACATAACAGTTCTTCTTTACACGTGGTTTTCATATGCAGATAATATTGCATCCGCGAGATGGTTTAtggtgttaaattattttgtgcaTTCCATAATGTATAGTTATTATGCTCTGAAAGCAATGAGATACAAAACACCAGTATTCATTCCAATGTTAATTACTATTCTACAGATAACTCAAATGATTTTAGGTTGCGTCATAAGTATTATGAGTTATCACTATCTGGAAAGCCATaaagaatgtaaaaattcACGTATACATATGATTTTTAGTATACTTATGTATCTTagttatttcattcttttttgcaaattcTTTTACAAATCTTATATTGACAAAAATGGTAAATTCCAAAAGAAATTTACTATAAACGGAACAATGGATCATAAAAAGTTCAAAGCTAACTGAaacatatcaaaattttttcaaaactttttccaattatattctttttaagaattttttttaaaatcatgaaattattttgacgaaataacttaaaaaaatttattctgaaatctttattaattgatacgataaaaaaattagatcgtAAAATTGATAGTGAAATGAAATTGCaaatacagaataaaaattatttaaattttgcaacattgaattattttaatagtggaatatttatatgatatacattttatgatattaaatgttattattgttattattattattttattattgaacttaaaatattattgaatattaatagtaatgaacatattaataatatatataattatatacatataatttatttcacttatttatttatttaaataattattatataaattttatttgatatttaatagttaaatttgataatatattttttttgttgcatCTGCACTATTCTTTATGTAATttgtaaacaattttcaaaattgtgtACGATGAATATATCAGTAAAAtggatatttcaataatgaatagaataaataataaacagtgcgaataatatatgcaaaatatgtgaataaaaacaatagaaataaattcttgttcaaataaaatttttattctataatattattttacatataatatataatatattatatcatattatataaaatataatatagaatatatatataatattatagaattagaattttttttaaataattctaaacattttataagttataagttatctattttatataataattgtatgtataaaatataaattattttaatatttacatactatttcatttattttttatttttttgtatttagataattattatttgattttaatgaaaaaatatgaaataataaaataattatctgtaattttaatcattataataatttttattaggtgaattttctattttctttttctttttttcactattatcttaaatatctaatttattgttcaataataaatcaatacatttttaaaaattctctaaatacttattatctagaaaaaatctcatcaaaatttttttagattttttattgaaataaaccaaacaaaaaaaacaaattattattttaaattaattttaaataaaaatctatatgtataactaaattttaaaacttatttaaaatataagtaatgtatatttacttccaaattttaatttttcaaggctttttgtttttataaattagtttaataaattctgaatattttaatttgttataaactacaagttattaaataaataaaaataataaaacttataatctgaaataaaatttttacatcgattttaaagaaatttgtaatatgtatttgtaatatgtattattataattgtaaaatataatcctaaattgaaaaattctattctattttgaacgtttcaaaataattataaaaacgaaattacataataccacaaataaataataataataattacaataaattataattaaaaaaattattaaaaaaataaaaattaattataatagtttctatttaatttataaatatataaatatataagaatattaaaaaatataaagttaatttttttaatttttttgctatgatatttttcttaagatatcattattaatgaataaaaatctgcAATTATacaactttaattttaaaattctatagtagaatttttcataaaatctttttatatttttaatagaatttctttaactaagtttttatttcgaaatgaaaaaaaacagtaatacaacaaaattttaagaatattttgaatgtttccaatttttataagaatatataaaaatatcatatcaaaattaaaaatttagtatttaaaaaaaataaaatatctataaatttttagcaaTAGAACaatgatcaaatttttaataacaaaattgttataacaaataaacgaTAATCTTATCtctgtgaatattttttttatagtattggatttaaaagaaataatcaaacaaagttttatttcctttgcatatcaattttacattttataattttctcttatgTATTAAgacaataatttagaaatttctaaatatatttagaaatgcaaattaaaattatatttttaacgcttaatatttaaaaatcaattaagtatataaagaaataataataaattatttatatatatgtatatttatatatatttatatatattatatatatttttatatatattatatatatttttatatatattatatatatttttatatatattatatatatatatattgttaatcaaatacaatataaccaataaaatataaagttttatctagtttaatatctcaaaaaaaacaaacaatacaaagaaaatattcagacgaaaattatttaatatgaagaaAACATAATACTAGaagacaatataataaaatataatatacgaacataatgaaatgtatatatatgtatatatttttttttctttttttcaattctttaaaagatattttgttatattatgaaGATGTTCTATATAGATcttgtatatacataaatttatgtgtttatgttatatttaatcaaataattattacgtattgttcttattgaacatttttgaacattttctttatatctttcatttcttataagatattaaaatccgTGTGTCcacataaaataaacaatttgcaCATTGATTACATTATACATTTGTTggttagataatatataatatttttctaatacaaatttaaactgcttaacataataaacattaactgatatatttatatacaaattactttctctttgttttgaatataatcGTCCTCCAAAAATATCTTGCaaagaaactatatatatattttatacatatatatgaatatattgtaggataaaaagtaaatatgggataaattttaatgttacgaAACTTAATGTCAAATCTACATTATTTTACAGATACAAGTTAAgtaaatcattttgaatttataatatttaaacttagcatagtattttataatattaagttttcacataatattaaattttcactagtacataaaaattacttattttcataatattttaataaataatattcaaagtcgatcgttttaattaaaaaatttttcattatttatttatttctacgttttttttgttctgataaaaaaaaatttcaaaatattagtcaattattattattatataatataataatttataaaatcaaattattttaagattttatagtACTCTTTCAGTCAAATGAAATGGTAAGAAATTGTttgatgtttattatttatgaattcaaattaatgtttattattacaatgaaGAAAAAACTTGATGCTACTATATGTTATtatgtacaattattataatatttgatgcaTATTTGATAGATCCtatatatatgtgattattatttaaattataatataaaaaatttatatatatatatattaattaataatacaattgtttAGCATTATGTAACATCGAAAATTTAAggtttataagaaaattttaaactttgttaaaaattttttattttctaaatttttaaaagaaattcttaataagattaatttttgtttttcctttCAGATTAATTGACTAATTAATAGCAAAAAAGTATATCAAAATGAAGAATCTATCTTATACTGAAGTAGTTACTACACCTAATTATTCGTATGTTTTTaacttcgaaaaaaatttcgttcataTGGAAAACAGAACATGGATACAAAATAACTTGAcaaatagttattattattgtattatttacgtTATCGTAATCTTTAGTGGAAAATATTACATGTCAAAGAGATCAAGATTTAATCTCAGAGGGCCACTTATACTATGGAGTTCATTACTTTCATTATTCTctattattggaatatttagaACATTACCAGAAATGATTCATACATTAACGCATCACGGTTTTTATCATAGTGTTTGTATACCtaggtaaataaattatttatattttttcattatttttaaatatttttgattgaataGACT harbors:
- the LOC108001949 gene encoding elongation of very long chain fatty acids protein 6-like — protein: MKNLSYTEVVTTPNYLYVFNFEKNFVYMETKRWMQNNSTNSIYYCIIYVILVFGGKYYMSKRQRFNLRGALILWSSLLSLFSIIGLFRTLPEMIHILTHYSFYHSVCIPSFIEQDVVSGFWSWMFALSKLLEFGDTIFIVLRKQKLIFLHWYHHITVLLYTWFSYADNIASARWFMVLNYFVHSIMYSYYALKAMRYKTPVFIPMLITILQITQMILGCVISIMSYHYLESHKECKNSRIHMIFSILMYLSYFILFCKFFYKSYIDKNGKFQKKFTINGTMDHKKFKAN